In the Euphorbia lathyris chromosome 5, ddEupLath1.1, whole genome shotgun sequence genome, one interval contains:
- the LOC136229584 gene encoding uncharacterized protein yields the protein MRNAPFYLGPEKRGLKKDSVISSNDGALTTETGKCPDDDLTKFTLQEMLKRQPAVSGILTIRTGLNILSNAFRRSSCTYFQCSLSEEELKPERAPVSAGAVDQLANFITWNPWKSFNISYFLHTRTARLVSGASMIFFLLLSFAGCKFLNGSILQQSAGKIICMKQCFV from the exons ATGCGGAATGCACCATTCTACTTAGGTCCAGAAAAGAGGGGTCTCAAAAAGGATTCAGTAATCTCATCCAATGATGGTGCTCTAACTACGGAGACAGGGAAATGTCCTGATGATGATCTGACAAAGTTCACTCTTCAAGAGATGTTGAAGAGGCAACCTGCTGTTTCAGGCATATTGACAATTAGGACAGGCTTGAATATCCTCTCTAATGCCTTCAGACGCAGCAGCTGCACATATTTTCAATGTAGCTTATCTGAAGAAGAATTGAAGCCTGAAAGAGCTCCAGTATCAGCAGG GGCGGTCGATCAATTGGCCAATTTCATCACTTGGAACCCTTGGAAATCATTCAacatttcatattttcttcataCAAGAACTGCTAGATTGGTATCCGGTGCCAGCATGATATTTTTTCTACTCCTAAGTTTTGCTGGGTGCAAGTTTTTGAACGGCTCAATACTTCAGCAAAGTGCAGGGAAAATAATTTGCATGAAACAATG TTTCGTATGA